One Nostoc sp. CENA543 genomic window, ACTCTTAATGGGTTTAGCTTCATCCACTGTCTACACCCTAGTAATTTTGGCACTCATCCAACTCAAGATTCTAGATACTCCAGACTTATTCCCCGGTAGTTAGTCGGGGTTTTTTTCGGGATGAATATTCATCCCCAAGTGGCTTGAAACTTATTAACTTCAGTCGGGACATCGGGATTAGGAAGTCATAGCAATTAAAAATTAAAAATTAAAAATTCAAAATGACAGTACCAACAGATAAAAATCAAAATTTCACCTAATCCCCAATCCCCAGTCCCCATTTCCTCTTCAATAATCATGGACTATTTACTACTACCTTTTTTGAGTTTTGTGATTGGCATCATCGTCGGTTTAACAGGGATTGGTGGCGCGTCTCTCATCACCCCAATGTTAATCTTCGTCTTTCAAGTTCCCCCATCTATTGCAGTTAGTTCGGATGTAGTCGCCGCCACTCTGATGAAATTTATCGGTGGCTGGAAACATTGGCAGCAAAAGACTTTAGATGTAGAGGTTGTCAAATGGCTAGCCTTGGGAAGCGTCCCTGGTTCTCTTTTGGGTGTAGGAATTCTCTACCTCATTAAACAGACACAGACACTCAACCTCGATGATATTTTGCTCAGAGCAATTGGCGTAATGATTCTTCTCGTTGCCATCATTGGACTAGTGCAGATTTTCTTAAAAGCCTTCTTCCCCGATGTCCAGTTACCAGAAATCTCAAAATTTGACTTAAATACCCCAGGCGGTAAAATCCAAAGCTTAGTAGTGGGTGCAATTTTAGGCTGCATGGTGGGAATGACTAGCGTATCATCTGGTTCAATGTTTGCGATCGTCCTGATTACCTTCTTCTGCTTAGACTCCCGCAAACTAGTAGGTACAGACTTAGCACAAGCCGCCATCCTACTCCTATTCACATCACTAGGGCATATGTTTCTAGGCACAGTGGACTGGGGTTTAGTCTTCCCCATCTGGTGCGGCACAGTCCCAGGAGTCATAGTTGGTGCTAAACTCTGTCAAATGATGCCCCAAAGAACCCTCAGACTAGTAATCTACACCATCCTAGTAGGAGTAAGCTGGAAGCTCGTCTATCACACTACTGCGTAGGTAAGCCATCTTTCTTCTCTGTTCCCTGTTCCCTGTTCCCTGTTCCCTTTCGAGCTAATAATATAAGAAGACGCTTCACACTTCTTAAACATTAGCTTAAACAAAATCATGGCCAGAGACTTACGGGGATTTATTAAAATTCTAGAAGAAAGAGGACAATTAAGGCGTATTTCTGCCCCAGTTGACCCAGACTTAGAAATAGCAGAAATTTCCAACCGGATGCTACAACAAGGTGGCCCTGGCTTGTTATTTGAAAACGTCAAAGGTGCATCCTTCCCCGTAGCAGTCAACTTGATGGGAACTGTAGAAAGGATATGCTGGGCGATGAATATGCAGCATCCCCAAGAACTAGAAACTCTGGGTAAAAAGCTGAGTCTGCTGCAACAACCAAAGCCACCAAAAAAGATTTCCCAAGCCATCGACTTTGGGAAAGTGCTGTTTGATGTAGTCAAAGCTAAACCAGGGAGAGACTTTTTCCCCGCCTGTCAGCAGGTAGTAATTGAAGGGGATGATTTAGACTTAAACAAGTTACCTTTAATACGTCCTTACCCTGGTGATGCAGGTAAGATTATCACGCTCGGACTAGTAATAACAAAGGATTGTGAGACAGGTACGCCAAACGTCGGTGTGTATCGTTTACAACTACAGTCGAAAAATACCATGACCGTTCACTGGCTATCAGTGCGGGGTGGGGCGAGACATTTACGCAAAGCTGCCGAAAAAGGCAAAAAATTAGAAATAGCGATCGCATTAGGTGTAGATCCTTTAATTATCATGGCTGCTGCTACACCCATCCCCGTCGATTTATCCGAATGGTTATTTGCGGGACTTTATGGCGGTTCTGGTGTAAATCTGGCGAAGTGTAAAACCGTAGATTTAGAAGTTCCCGCCGATTCCGAGTTTGTCTTAGAAGGGACAATCACACCAGGGGAAGTATTACCAGACGGCCCCTTTGGCGACCACATGGGGTATTACGGCGGCGTAGAAGATTCGCCATTGATTCGCTTTCAGTGCATGACACACCGCAAAGACCCGATTTACCTGACCACATTTAGCGGTCGTCCCCCCAAAGAAGAAGCCATGATGGCGATCGCTCTCAATCGGATCTATACTCCTATTTTGCGGCAACAAGTCTCAGAAATCGTGGATTTCTTCCTCCCAATGGAAGCTTTGAGTTATAAAGCTGCAATTATTTCCATTGATAAAGCCTACCCCGGACAAGCAAGACGCGCCGCTTTGGCGTTTTGGAGTGCATTACCCCAATTTACTTATACCAAATTCGTGATTGTCGTCGATAAAGACATTAACATTCGTGATCCGCGTCAAGTAGTATGGGCGATTAGTTCCAAAGTTGACCCCACCAGAGATGTGTTTATTCTCCCCAATACCCCCTTTGACACCTTAGATTTTGCCAGCGAGAAAATCGGTTTAGGTGGACGGATGGGAATTGATGCAACTACCAAAATTCCCCCAGAAACAGACCATGAATGGGGCGCACCTTTAGAATCTGACATAGATGTAGCCGCAATGGTAGATAGACGCTGGGCTGAGTATGGTTTAGCGGACTTACAGTTAGGAGAAGTTGACCCAAATTTGTTTGGTTACGATATGAAATAACTTAATTGTTGAAGGTTGACATTCAACAGTCAACCTTCAACAGTTCTTACTTAAGTGCGTAATCAGGTTGATATTCCACTAACTCAATTTCATTCCCATCTGGGTCAGTGACATAAATTCTGTACTTTGTTTCTGGGGCTGCCATTGTGTAATATTCAACGCCATTTTTATCAAGTAATTCCTGCATAGCTGCCCCATCTGGAATCACAAAGCCGACATGATTAATCCCAATGTCTTCATATATTTGATGGACACGCTTTTGCCCAGGATAGTTATTGAGGGCTAAATAGAATTGATCATTGCCAAAATGTATCCAGCGATCGCCATTATTAGAACCTTCAGCCCGCACATACCAATCAGGAAATAGTGTTTGGTAAAAATTCATAGTTGCATCAATATCTTGACAGGCAAGATTCAGATGTTCAAAGCGAGTAAAATTCATAATTCGCTCCTTTTTATGTTAACTATTGACTGTTGACTGTTGACCGTTGATTTATCCTAAAGCAATATCCAAAAACATCATCACTACAAAACCTAACATCACACCAAAAGTTCCTTCTTTTTCTAACCCTTTGCGATGAGATTCTGGGATGATTTCATCACTAATCACAAATAACATCGCCCCAGCCGCAAAAGCCATTGCCCAAGGTAAAACAAAATTAGCTACACTCACTACGCCAGCACCAATCAAACCACCAATTGGTTCTACTAAACCTGTGAGTAAAGAAATCCACAACGCATAACCAGCAGAATATTTCTCAGCTACTAAAGATAAGGCTACAACTAAACCTTCGGGAATATTTTGTAAACCAATTCCTAATGCAATAGGAACTCCGTCACTAATATTATTATTACCAAAATTGACTCCTACGGCTAAACCTTCGGGGAAGTTGTGAATAGTAATAGCTGCAATAAATAACCAAATACGTTTGAGTTGATTACCTCTACAGTTTTCTTTCCCTTTCACAAAATGTTCATGGGGTAAAAACCGATGGGCTAGTTGTAAAAATACTCCTCCCAAGAGCATACCTGCAACAATAATTAAAGCAGCACCAGCTTGGGTTTGCCCTTGTTTCACTGCTGCTTCTGTTCCAGGTACGATTAACGAAAATGATGTCGCTGCTAACATCACTCCCCCGCCAAACCCTAGCATGATTCCCTGTATTCGCTGCGTGAGATTAATGGGTAGTAACACAGGTAACGCACCGACTACTGTGGCTAATCCTGCACCTAAACTGGCTAATGCACCGATTACAAGGTTCTCCATAGCTGGGGTTATTTGTTTGAGTTCATGAAATTAATCATACTCGAAATGACTATGAGTTGCAAGTAGCTAGAATAAAAAATCGCAGACATTGAGACTGCGATCGCCTCTGACTTTTCACGTTATGTGGAAAATTTAACGCAAAACCTAACCCCCAACCCCTTCCCTTGTAGGGAAGGGGAGCAAGAATCAAAGTAGAGACGTTGCATGCAACGTCTCTACAGTTGAAGGAGAGAGTTTTGGAGACGGGTTTTTTAGATCCCGTGAAAAGTCAGGATCTCCGTGGCTACAAAAGTTTTAAGTGTTGTATATACAGTGATGGCTTTTTATCCAGCCACGCCAGGATTGAGTTGCAATAATAACCAAGTCAAATAAGTCCCGAATGGCCCCCAAAGGGCGTAGGGAAGAAATAGCCAAGCAGCCTTTTGAGAAATCGGTCTGACCACGAAAGCTAAAATATATACTAAAAGCGTCGCCAATCCACCGAGAATAATTCCGCCTGTGAGGCTTCGCAGTTCTACGACAACGGGACTGTAGGTGGAAGTGAGGAGGGCTATTGATGCGTAAACAGCCATCAATAACCAAGGACGAGAACCTTGTCTAGTTTTTTTCTCCCACACAATAATTGCTGAGATAGTTAGACAAGCCCAAATCAAAGTCCAAACAAACGGAATGATGAATTCAAAAGTTAACCAGGTGGGGCGTTGTAAATTTTGAAACCAAGGATCGCGCAGTGAGGTAAACAGGCTACCACCAAAAAACAACGCTGCTGAAACTGCTGTGATAATCCATTTAGCTTTC contains:
- a CDS encoding sulfite exporter TauE/SafE family protein, coding for MDYLLLPFLSFVIGIIVGLTGIGGASLITPMLIFVFQVPPSIAVSSDVVAATLMKFIGGWKHWQQKTLDVEVVKWLALGSVPGSLLGVGILYLIKQTQTLNLDDILLRAIGVMILLVAIIGLVQIFLKAFFPDVQLPEISKFDLNTPGGKIQSLVVGAILGCMVGMTSVSSGSMFAIVLITFFCLDSRKLVGTDLAQAAILLLFTSLGHMFLGTVDWGLVFPIWCGTVPGVIVGAKLCQMMPQRTLRLVIYTILVGVSWKLVYHTTA
- a CDS encoding UbiD family decarboxylase gives rise to the protein MARDLRGFIKILEERGQLRRISAPVDPDLEIAEISNRMLQQGGPGLLFENVKGASFPVAVNLMGTVERICWAMNMQHPQELETLGKKLSLLQQPKPPKKISQAIDFGKVLFDVVKAKPGRDFFPACQQVVIEGDDLDLNKLPLIRPYPGDAGKIITLGLVITKDCETGTPNVGVYRLQLQSKNTMTVHWLSVRGGARHLRKAAEKGKKLEIAIALGVDPLIIMAAATPIPVDLSEWLFAGLYGGSGVNLAKCKTVDLEVPADSEFVLEGTITPGEVLPDGPFGDHMGYYGGVEDSPLIRFQCMTHRKDPIYLTTFSGRPPKEEAMMAIALNRIYTPILRQQVSEIVDFFLPMEALSYKAAIISIDKAYPGQARRAALAFWSALPQFTYTKFVIVVDKDINIRDPRQVVWAISSKVDPTRDVFILPNTPFDTLDFASEKIGLGGRMGIDATTKIPPETDHEWGAPLESDIDVAAMVDRRWAEYGLADLQLGEVDPNLFGYDMK
- a CDS encoding VOC family protein; amino-acid sequence: MNFTRFEHLNLACQDIDATMNFYQTLFPDWYVRAEGSNNGDRWIHFGNDQFYLALNNYPGQKRVHQIYEDIGINHVGFVIPDGAAMQELLDKNGVEYYTMAAPETKYRIYVTDPDGNEIELVEYQPDYALK
- a CDS encoding TspO/MBR family protein, with amino-acid sequence MKAKWIITAVSAALFFGGSLFTSLRDPWFQNLQRPTWLTFEFIIPFVWTLIWACLTISAIIVWEKKTRQGSRPWLLMAVYASIALLTSTYSPVVVELRSLTGGIILGGLATLLVYILAFVVRPISQKAAWLFLPYALWGPFGTYLTWLLLQLNPGVAG
- a CDS encoding ZIP family metal transporter codes for the protein MENLVIGALASLGAGLATVVGALPVLLPINLTQRIQGIMLGFGGGVMLAATSFSLIVPGTEAAVKQGQTQAGAALIIVAGMLLGGVFLQLAHRFLPHEHFVKGKENCRGNQLKRIWLFIAAITIHNFPEGLAVGVNFGNNNISDGVPIALGIGLQNIPEGLVVALSLVAEKYSAGYALWISLLTGLVEPIGGLIGAGVVSVANFVLPWAMAFAAGAMLFVISDEIIPESHRKGLEKEGTFGVMLGFVVMMFLDIALG